A window from Salvia miltiorrhiza cultivar Shanhuang (shh) chromosome 2, IMPLAD_Smil_shh, whole genome shotgun sequence encodes these proteins:
- the LOC131012156 gene encoding uncharacterized protein LOC131012156, whose protein sequence is MAIERPKLQDDQRNKVAQWLLEHSSEGKLRHGAKKEAALHFKVNLKTIWRIWSQVSNQRASGVPVQVKSIRKGCIHKDKMLIDGEKVKKLSVLERSTLRCMSTHLGVSKSLLHQWVKEKKLKPHTNAIKPFLTTQNKLCRLRWSLKQLSGVSEDGFIPFQSMYNTIHIDEKWFYLTKTNDRYYLLPDEEEPHRTCKSKRHIEKIMFMCAAARPIIDEDGTVIFDGKLGIYPFITTEPAQRNSKNRVKGTLEVKAIAAITKPIIRDCLIKQMVPDFMAKWPKTSSKHIYIQQDNAKPHIQANDPEFQAVANTNGFKFQLVCQPANSPDTNVNDLGFFRAIQSLKDQKPAKNVEELLENVKAAYEEYPPEKLNNVFLTLQGCYQEIIKCKGGNNYKIPHMNKERLSRQGILPRCIQVEESLVKESLEFLQMESSEEGEILRLEDVIEGLNEVLLID, encoded by the exons ATGGCTATAGAAAGGCCAAAGTTACAAGATGATCAAAGAAACAAAGTTGCCCAGTGGCTGTTAGAGCATAGCAGTGAAGGCAAACTTCGCCATGGAGCAAAAAAAGAGGCGGCACTTCACTTCAAAGTAAACTTGAAGACCATTTGGAGGATTTGGAGCCAAGTCTCCAATCAAAGAGCATCCGGTGTACCTGTCCAGGTTAAATCAATTAGAAAAGGATGTATACACAAGGATAAGATGCTCATTGATGGTGAAAAAGTCAAAAAACTTTCAGTTTTAGAAAGAAGTACACTGAGATGCATGTCGACTCACCTAGGAGTGTCTAAATCTTTGCTTCATCAATGGGTGAAGGAGAAAAAATTGAAACCACATACAAATGCCATAAAACCCTTCCTTACCACACAAAACAAGCTATGTAGGCTGAGGTGGAGCCTTAAACAGTTGAGTGGGGTCAGTGAGGATGGTTTTATACCATTTCAAAGTATGTACAACACCATCCACATCGATGAAAAATGGTTCTATCTTACCAAAACCAATGATAGATACTACCTCCTGCCCGATGAGGAAGAACCACATAGGACATGCAAATCAAAAAGGCATATTGAAAAAATCATGTTTATGTGTGCTGCTGCGAGGCCGATCATTGATGAAGATGGCACAGTCATATTCGATGGAAAGTTAGGCATTTATCCTTTCATAACCACAGAGCCAGCACAAAGGAACTCGAAAAACAGAGTGAAAGGTACGCTGGAAGTTAAGGCAATTGCAGCAATCACTAAGCCCATCATTAGAGACTGCCTTATAAAACAG ATGGTTCCTGACTTCATGGCCAAGTGGCCGAAGACATCAAGCAAGCACATATATATCCAACAAGATAATGCCAAACCACACATTCAAGCAAATGATCCAGAGTTTCAAGCGGTTGCAAATACTAATGGATTTAAATTCCAATTAGTATGCCAGCCAGCTAATTCACCGGATACAAATGTCAACGACCTCGGGTTTTTCAGAGCTATTCAGAGCCTAAAAGATCAAAAACCAGCCAAGAATGTCGAGGAGTTACTAGAGAATGTGAAAGCTGCGTACGAGGAATACCCACCAGAGAAGCTCAACAATGTTTTCCTAACCTTACAAGGCTGCTATCAAGAGATAATCAAGTGTAAGGGTGGGAACAACTACAAGATTCCACATATGAAtaaagaaagattgtccaggcAGGGGATTTTACCACGATGTATTCAAGTTGAAGAATCACTTGTCAAGGAAAGTCTAGAGTTCCTACAGATGGAATCAAGTGAAGAAGGCGAAATTTTAAGGCTTGAAGATGTCATAGAAGGGCTGAATGAAGTGTTACTTATAGACTAG
- the LOC131008369 gene encoding uncharacterized protein LOC131008369 codes for MAGKLRSKWSGPFMIKEIFSNGGIEVYDHNGVDTFVVNGHRLKPYHELAEVEKEKEECHLLDPVYDSGSTQPPARKRTTKPRPPTKRTTRRTASEETSIKATEEPVIASQTEEKGLEDVPAVEEREVEKETSEEMIEVSEKPMEKEQPAPTPPIKKPMKALKKSTPAQTTKERETTPVLPTPPAPSLEEGKTATGSEEGEEEGEEATHETEVEASTPQSKVVKIAAKRKLDVTKPPLPTKTKPAAAGSKTKGKEVQSKGRKATPAEKGKGKQDEEDPERTKTVDSSRSADVLAPKKPTSSTATTAKPKLTKQKGLIRTTASGVVIPRDSQRYAVLQKREITPWYFMVNEALDELGIKERVEGYFDGIGWKKVLEWNPKAFQKLTEEFMGTVEFKPKGNYTIETPGTLRF; via the exons atggctgggaaacTTCGTTCAAAGTGGTCAGGGCCATTTATGATCAAAGAGATTTTTTCAAATGGGGGCATAGAGGTATACGATCACAATGGGGTTGATACGTTTGTAGTAAATGGGCACCGTTTGAAGCCCTACCATGAACTTGCTGAAGTagagaaagagaaggaggaatgccaccttctcgaccctgtgTACGA TTCTGGAAGCACTCAACCTCCAGCAAGGAAAAGGACCACCAAACCCCGGCCTCCGACAAAACGAACCACTAGACGAACCGCCTCCGAGGAAACTTCTATCAAAGCTACCGAAGAGCCGGTCATAGCCAGTCAGACGGAGGAGAAAGGGCTGGAAGATGTCCCTGCAGTGGAAGAACGTGAGGTTGAGAAGGAAACCTCGGAGGAGATGATCGAGGTGTCGGAAAAACCCATGGAGAAAGAACAGCCCGCACCTACCCCACCGATAAAGAAGCCGATGAAAGCTCTGAAGAAATCAACCCCCGCTCAAACTACCAAAGAGCGGGAAACCACTCCAGTACTCCCTACACCACCGGCGCCATCTCTTGAAGAAGGAAAGACGGCGACGGGGTCcgaggaaggagaagaagaaggagaggaAGCCACCCATGAGACAGAAGTGGAGGCCTCTACCCCCCAAAGCAAGGTGGTGAAGATCGCAGCAAAGAGGAAGTTGGATGTCACCAAGCCTCCTCTGCCCACGAAAACCAAACCGGCGGCAGCCGGAAGTAAGACAAAGGGCAAGGAAGTCCAGAGCAAGGGTAGGAAGGCAACCCCCGCTGaaaagggaaaaggaaaacaagacgaGGAAGATCCAGAGAGGACTAAGACTGTGGATAGCTCCAGATCAGCGGATGTCTTGGCGCCAAAGAAACCCACCTCCAGTACAGCCACTACCGCGAAACCAAAGCTTACAAAGCAAAAAGGCTTGATACGTACCACTGCTTCAGGAGTGGTTATACCGAGAGATAGCCAAAGGTATGCCGTCCTTCAGAAAAGAGAAATTACCCCATGGTATTTTATGGTTAATGAAGCTTTGGATGAGTTGGGAATAAAGGAAAGAGTGGAGGGCTACTTCGATGGGATAGGTTGGAAGAAGGTGTTGGAGTGGAATCCGAAGGCATTCCAGAAATTGACGGAAGAATTCATGGGCACTGTTGAGTTTAAGCCCAAGGGAAACTACACGATTGAGACCCCGGGTACTTTGCGGTTCTAG